One window of Alphaproteobacteria bacterium genomic DNA carries:
- the rpsN gene encoding 30S ribosomal protein S14 — protein MAKKSSIEKNKRRQRLVKRHAIRRAKLKAIAEDLSRPSEERFTARLKLAELPRNSSKVRVRNRCEQSGRSRSFYRKFKLSRIALRDLAANGQIPGMVKSSW, from the coding sequence ATGGCCAAGAAAAGTTCGATCGAGAAGAATAAGCGGCGTCAAAGGCTGGTGAAGCGGCACGCAATCCGGCGCGCGAAGCTGAAGGCTATTGCCGAAGATCTGTCGCGCCCCTCTGAGGAGCGCTTCACGGCGCGTCTCAAGCTTGCGGAGTTGCCGCGGAACAGCTCCAAGGTGCGCGTGCGCAACCGTTGCGAACAGTCCGGGCGTTCGCGTTCGTTCTATCGCAAGTTCAAACTCTCGCGAATTGCACTGCGGGATCTGGCGGCGAACGGCCAGATACCCGGCATGGTCAAGTCGAGCTGGTAA
- the rplE gene encoding 50S ribosomal protein L5, whose amino-acid sequence MATRLREHYEKTLKPELMKQFQYRNPMEVPKLEKIVINMGVGQAVGDSKRINVAAEELARISGQRPVIMSARKAIANFKLRQGMKIGCKVTLRRERMYEFLDRLVTIALPRVRDFRGLSDRSFDGRGNYTFGLKEQIVFPEIDYDKIDQIRGMDITIVTTAKTNQEALALLKGFSMPFGG is encoded by the coding sequence ATGGCCACGAGACTGCGTGAGCATTACGAGAAAACTTTAAAGCCGGAACTGATGAAGCAGTTCCAGTATCGGAATCCCATGGAAGTACCCAAGCTCGAGAAGATCGTGATCAATATGGGCGTGGGCCAGGCAGTCGGCGACAGCAAACGGATCAACGTGGCCGCCGAGGAGCTTGCACGCATCTCCGGGCAACGGCCGGTGATCATGTCCGCGCGCAAGGCAATCGCGAATTTCAAGCTCCGCCAGGGCATGAAGATCGGGTGCAAGGTGACACTTCGGCGCGAGCGCATGTATGAGTTCCTCGACCGGCTGGTCACTATTGCGCTTCCGCGCGTACGCGATTTCCGAGGCCTTTCGGACCGCAGCTTCGACGGGCGCGGCAATTATACCTTCGGGCTCAAAGAGCAGATCGTTTTCCCGGAGATCGACTATGACAAGATCGATCAAATCCGTGGAATGGACATCACAATCGTGACGACGGCAAAGACGAACCAGGAAGCGCTCGCGCTTCTCAAGGGGTTCTCGATGCCGTTCGGCGGCTGA
- the rplX gene encoding 50S ribosomal protein L24 translates to MMAARIKKGDRVVVLAGRDKGKRGDVLKVLVERDRVLVQGVNMVKRHTRPSARNAGGIVEQEAAIHVSNVAHLDPKDDKPTRVGFKLVEGNRKVRYAKRSGEIIDR, encoded by the coding sequence GTGATGGCCGCGAGGATCAAGAAGGGAGATCGCGTGGTCGTGCTCGCCGGCCGCGATAAGGGCAAGCGGGGCGACGTGCTCAAGGTCTTGGTCGAGCGAGATCGCGTGCTGGTTCAAGGCGTCAATATGGTCAAGCGCCACACGAGGCCCTCGGCGCGAAATGCGGGTGGCATTGTCGAGCAGGAAGCGGCGATCCACGTCTCGAACGTGGCCCACCTCGACCCCAAGGACGACAAGCCGACGCGCGTCGGATTTAAACTCGTCGAAGGCAATCGCAAGGTGCGCTACGCCAAGCGCTCTGGCGAAATTATCGACAGGTAA
- the rplN gene encoding 50S ribosomal protein L14: protein MIQMQTNLEVADNSGARRVQCIKVLGGSKRKFASVGDVIVVSVKDAIPRGRVKKGDVHKAVIVRTSKEIRRQDGSVIRFDRNAAVLINPQGEPIGTRIFGPVTRELRAKKFMKIISLAPEVL from the coding sequence ATGATACAGATGCAAACCAACCTGGAGGTCGCCGATAATTCCGGCGCGCGTCGGGTGCAGTGCATCAAGGTGCTGGGCGGCTCCAAGCGCAAGTTCGCGTCAGTCGGCGATGTCATTGTCGTGTCGGTCAAGGACGCGATCCCGCGCGGCCGCGTTAAGAAGGGCGACGTCCATAAGGCGGTCATCGTCCGCACCTCGAAGGAAATTCGCCGCCAGGACGGCAGCGTAATCCGGTTCGACCGCAACGCCGCCGTGCTCATCAATCCGCAGGGCGAGCCCATCGGCACGCGCATTTTCGGGCCCGTGACGCGCGAGCTGCGCGCCAAGAAGTTCATGAAGATTATTTCGTTGGCCCCGGAGGTGCTGTGA
- the rpsQ gene encoding 30S ribosomal protein S17, with product MPRRELQGVVVSDAAEKTVIVRVDRRVQHPVYKKYVTRSKKFMAHDEANRFKVGDTVRIRECRPLSKRKRWEVVAGDPTAAG from the coding sequence ATGCCAAGGCGTGAATTGCAGGGTGTGGTGGTGAGCGACGCGGCGGAGAAGACCGTCATCGTGCGGGTCGACCGCCGCGTGCAGCATCCGGTTTATAAAAAATATGTCACGCGCTCGAAGAAATTCATGGCGCATGACGAAGCCAACCGTTTCAAGGTCGGCGATACGGTGCGCATCCGCGAATGCCGTCCGCTTTCCAAGCGCAAGCGTTGGGAAGTCGTGGCCGGCGATCCGACTGCGGCCGGCTGA
- the rpmC gene encoding 50S ribosomal protein L29 — protein MTKAEDIRAKTTDELKDQLTGLRKESFNLRFQKASGQLENTAQVRRVRRDIARIKTILGERGRKASKAS, from the coding sequence ATGACAAAAGCAGAAGATATTCGAGCTAAAACCACGGACGAGCTCAAGGATCAGTTGACTGGGCTGCGCAAGGAGTCTTTCAACCTGCGCTTCCAGAAGGCAAGCGGCCAGCTTGAGAACACGGCACAAGTGCGACGCGTGCGGCGCGACATCGCTCGGATCAAGACGATCCTCGGCGAGCGCGGCCGGAAGGCGTCGAAGGCCTCGTAG
- the rplP gene encoding 50S ribosomal protein L16 has product MLQPKRTKYRKAHKGRVKGLASAGTSLNFGAYGLKAVEPGRVTARQIEAARRAITRHIKRVGRVWIRVFPDVPVSKKPAEVRMGSGKGTPEFWCVRIHPGRIMFEMDGVPRTIATEAMALASAKLPIRTRFVARLGEEH; this is encoded by the coding sequence ATGCTTCAACCGAAGCGAACAAAGTACAGAAAGGCGCACAAGGGACGCGTGAAGGGCCTTGCGTCGGCCGGCACCTCGCTCAACTTCGGCGCCTACGGTCTAAAAGCCGTTGAACCGGGGCGCGTTACCGCGCGTCAGATCGAGGCCGCCCGCCGCGCCATCACGCGTCACATCAAACGCGTCGGGCGCGTCTGGATCCGCGTCTTCCCCGACGTACCGGTCTCGAAGAAGCCGGCCGAGGTGCGCATGGGTTCCGGCAAGGGTACGCCAGAGTTCTGGTGCGTGCGTATCCATCCGGGTCGCATCATGTTCGAGATGGACGGCGTGCCCCGCACGATTGCGACCGAGGCAATGGCACTTGCATCTGCGAAGCTCCCGATCCGGACTCGGTTCGTCGCACGCCTCGGTGAGGAACACTGA
- the rpsC gene encoding 30S ribosomal protein S3, with product MGHKVNPTGLRLGVNRTWDSRWYADGDYSQLLHEDLKLRKYLHDRLQQAGVSRVVIERPAKKARITIHTARPGVVIGKKGADIEKLRQDIAKMTPSEVHLNIVEIRKPELEARLVAENIAQQLERRVAFRRAMKRAVQSAMRLGAQGIKITCGGRLGGAEIARVEWYREGRVPLHTLRADIDYGVATAKTTYGTCGVKVWIFKGEIMAHDPMAQDKRLADQQVGR from the coding sequence ATGGGTCACAAAGTCAATCCAACCGGGCTTCGGCTCGGCGTCAACCGGACGTGGGATAGCCGGTGGTACGCCGACGGCGACTATTCCCAACTGCTTCACGAGGACCTCAAGCTGCGGAAATATCTTCACGACCGGCTGCAGCAGGCCGGGGTATCCCGCGTGGTGATTGAGCGGCCTGCCAAGAAGGCGCGGATCACCATTCACACCGCACGTCCAGGCGTCGTCATCGGTAAGAAGGGTGCCGACATCGAAAAATTGCGCCAGGACATCGCCAAGATGACGCCGAGCGAGGTGCACCTCAATATCGTCGAAATCCGCAAGCCGGAGCTTGAGGCCCGCCTGGTCGCGGAGAACATCGCTCAGCAACTCGAGCGCCGCGTTGCCTTTCGCCGCGCGATGAAGCGCGCGGTGCAGTCGGCCATGCGTCTCGGCGCCCAAGGCATCAAGATCACTTGCGGAGGCCGGCTTGGGGGGGCGGAGATTGCCCGGGTCGAATGGTACCGCGAAGGCCGCGTGCCGCTCCACACGCTCCGAGCCGACATCGATTATGGCGTTGCGACGGCGAAGACCACGTACGGCACCTGCGGCGTCAAGGTCTGGATTTTCAAGGGCGAGATCATGGCGCATGACCCGATGGCGCAGGATAAGCGACTCGCTGATCAGCAAGTCGGGCGTTAG
- the rplV gene encoding 50S ribosomal protein L22 yields the protein MGKKATERRLKDNEAMAFSASIRTSPRKLNLVAELIRGLAAEQALAELTFSRRRIAGEVKKVLASAIANAENNHQLDVDRLYVAEASVGKALVMKRFHARARGRGVRIVKPFSNLRIVVRERSETQAGETA from the coding sequence ATGGGCAAGAAAGCAACCGAGCGGCGACTCAAGGACAACGAGGCGATGGCCTTCTCGGCCTCGATTCGCACGAGCCCGCGCAAACTCAATCTCGTGGCTGAGCTCATTCGCGGCCTCGCGGCCGAGCAGGCGCTGGCTGAGCTTACGTTCTCGCGCCGGCGCATCGCCGGCGAAGTGAAGAAGGTGCTCGCCTCCGCGATTGCGAACGCCGAGAACAATCATCAGCTCGATGTCGACCGCCTATACGTCGCTGAGGCATCGGTCGGTAAAGCACTGGTAATGAAGCGCTTTCACGCCCGGGCGCGCGGGCGGGGCGTTCGCATCGTGAAGCCATTCAGCAATCTCCGCATCGTCGTGCGCGAGCGGAGCGAAACGCAAGCCGGGGAGACGGCCTGA
- the rpsS gene encoding 30S ribosomal protein S19, with amino-acid sequence MSRSVWKGPFVDGYLLKKAEKSRESGRKEVIKTWSRRSTILPQFVGLTFGVYNGHKFIPVLVTENMIGHKFGEFSPTRVFYGHAADRKAKRE; translated from the coding sequence GTGTCTCGTTCTGTTTGGAAAGGTCCGTTCGTCGACGGCTATCTCCTGAAGAAGGCGGAGAAGTCGCGCGAATCGGGACGCAAGGAGGTCATCAAGACCTGGTCGCGACGCTCGACAATTTTGCCGCAGTTCGTCGGCCTGACCTTCGGTGTCTACAACGGCCACAAGTTCATTCCAGTGCTGGTGACCGAGAATATGATCGGTCACAAGTTCGGTGAGTTCTCGCCCACTCGAGTCTTCTACGGTCATGCCGCGGATCGAAAGGCGAAAAGGGAATAG
- the rplB gene encoding 50S ribosomal protein L2, with amino-acid sequence MALKTYKPMTPGLRGLVMVDRSELWKGKPVKSLTEGKIGTGGRNNHGHITMWQKGGGHKRRYRMIDFARRAKWGMPAVVERLEYDPNRTAFIALVRYQDGELAYILAPQRLKAGDTVVAGEREDIKPGNAMPLSSIPIGTIVHNVEMKIGKGGQLARAAGSYVQLVGRDAGYALLKLGSGEVRMVRAECLATIGAVSNPDHTNEKIGKAGRSRWKGRRPIVRGVAMNPIDHPHGGGEGRTKGGRHPVTPWGIKTKGKRTRKNKATSKLIVRRRFQK; translated from the coding sequence ATGGCACTCAAAACATACAAGCCGATGACGCCGGGCCTGCGCGGCCTCGTCATGGTCGACCGCTCCGAGCTTTGGAAGGGCAAGCCGGTCAAGAGCCTGACCGAAGGGAAAATCGGCACGGGTGGACGGAACAATCACGGCCACATCACGATGTGGCAGAAGGGCGGCGGGCACAAACGGCGCTATCGCATGATCGACTTCGCGCGTCGCGCGAAGTGGGGCATGCCGGCGGTTGTTGAGCGGCTCGAATACGACCCCAACCGCACGGCATTTATCGCCCTTGTGCGGTATCAGGACGGCGAATTGGCGTACATCTTGGCACCCCAGCGCCTCAAGGCCGGCGATACCGTGGTCGCCGGTGAGCGTGAAGATATCAAGCCCGGCAACGCGATGCCGCTCTCAAGCATTCCGATCGGCACCATTGTCCACAATGTGGAAATGAAGATCGGCAAGGGCGGCCAACTCGCCCGCGCAGCCGGCAGCTATGTGCAGCTCGTCGGGCGCGATGCGGGCTACGCGCTTCTGAAGCTCGGCTCGGGCGAAGTGCGGATGGTGCGAGCCGAATGCCTCGCGACGATCGGTGCGGTTTCGAATCCCGATCACACCAACGAAAAGATCGGCAAGGCGGGTCGCTCGCGTTGGAAGGGCCGTCGGCCGATCGTGCGCGGTGTTGCGATGAACCCGATCGACCATCCTCATGGCGGCGGCGAAGGCCGCACCAAGGGCGGGCGACATCCGGTAACACCTTGGGGTATCAAGACCAAGGGCAAGCGCACGCGTAAGAACAAGGCCACGAGCAAACTGATCGTGCGCCGGCGTTTCCAGAAGTAG
- a CDS encoding 50S ribosomal protein L23, whose translation MSRHVGAVKVSTERMYELVRSPVITEKSTRGSEHNQVTFRVPLDATKPEIKAAVEGLFKVKVKAVNTIVVAGKAKRWQGHPGQRSDFKKAVVSLAEGQTIDVTTGV comes from the coding sequence ATGAGCAGGCATGTTGGTGCGGTGAAAGTGAGCACGGAACGGATGTACGAACTCGTGCGCTCGCCGGTAATCACCGAGAAGTCGACGCGCGGATCTGAACATAATCAGGTTACCTTTCGCGTACCGCTCGACGCTACCAAGCCGGAGATCAAGGCCGCGGTCGAGGGCCTGTTCAAGGTCAAGGTCAAAGCCGTCAACACGATCGTGGTTGCGGGCAAGGCCAAGCGTTGGCAAGGCCATCCGGGCCAACGCTCCGATTTCAAGAAGGCGGTCGTTTCGCTGGCGGAAGGCCAGACCATCGACGTGACGACGGGCGTCTGA